In Brassica napus cultivar Da-Ae chromosome C2, Da-Ae, whole genome shotgun sequence, the sequence ggatagCTTCACCAAAAGAGTTctcagaatacccttggacaaGCCATTTGAGGAGGCTTACTTTACCCacaggttgtggatgttcttcagggaAACCAAGGAAACTGAACAGGACATACATAGATTCTTTGATCAGATCAGAGATAGGATGAAGCAGAGGATTACACTAAAGAAGAGCGATCCTGAGAAATTTGTAGTGCCTTACTTGGTTAAGGGCATTGAATTTCCATGTGCGATGTGTGACACAGGTTCATCAGTCAGTATTCTACCTAAGGTAATGTCAGAACATTTGGGTATGAAGATAGAGCCTTCGAAGGATTCATTCACTTTCGTGGATCATTCTACGAGGAACTCAGGAGGAATCATCAGAGACCTTGAGGTGCAGATTGGAAAGGCACTAGTTCTAGTTGACTTCCATGTCCTGGAAAACAAGCAGAACAAGAATCATTCTCTCCTGCTTGGGAGAGCTTTCATGGACACTGTTGGAGCAGTTTGCAACATGCAGACAAATCAGCTGTGTCTAATACTAATAAATCCCGATGTCCACTATGATCCCGTCAGAGTTGTGAGGCCACGGACGTCCGAAACTGGGGTTAACACATGATTCATTGTAGGATGCCACTGCAATTATAAGGATAAATATGAAACCGTATattcagaatcgatcgacagctGGGCTCCATCATCGATCAACAGAGACATTCATCCACCAATCGACAACACGTCcagaaaatcgatcgacagcagtCCTGCGAATGAGACTTTCACTTTGCCATCACACTGCTATATGTGCTTTGACGTTGCTACACAGCCTCAGACAGCAATTGACTACTACTACGGTGACTCGATCAACATACATGGCAATTATTCtattggcagttgggcagatgataGCCTTCATGAGAGATACGCAGTGGACACTGATCTACCTGAGACGAGAACTGATGAGTATGACGAGGATTACCACAGGGAGAAGAGCATCGAGTACCACAGTCTTGCCATGGATGACA encodes:
- the LOC106392860 gene encoding uncharacterized protein LOC106392860; amino-acid sequence: MDSFTKRVLRIPLDKPFEEAYFTHRLWMFFRETKETEQDIHRFFDQIRDRMKQRITLKKSDPEKFVVPYLVKGIEFPCAMCDTGSSVSILPKVMSEHLGMKIEPSKDSFTFVDHSTRNSGGIIRDLEVQIGKALVLVDFHVLENKQNKNHSLLLGRAFMDTVGAVCNMQTNQLCLILINPDVHYDPVRVVRPRTSETGVNT